One genomic segment of Helianthus annuus cultivar XRQ/B chromosome 14, HanXRQr2.0-SUNRISE, whole genome shotgun sequence includes these proteins:
- the LOC110907259 gene encoding uncharacterized protein LOC110907259 produces MAMIDDIAETLRNMQDVNMKLNPGKCCFGVEEGRFLGVVVTKGGIKANPEKTQTVAEMRSPRSLKDIQQLNGRLIALNRFLSKVADRTLPFMKVLKDCLQTNKFKWTTEAETAFQEMMDYICQLPTLATPVPGEHLLLYLSASKTTISAVMMVEREGKQIPIYFISRTLKGPEERNMPLEKLALALVFASRRLRRYFQGHKITLMTDQPLQKVLKRPELSGRLAMWAVELGEHSLEFKPRTAIKGQILADFLAEVPEDEEKELQKWEALERKEKEEEDRAVWKIFTDGASSEEGSGAGITLISPEGVELTYAIRLDFENTNNTAEYEALLAGMRLAKKMKARHVEASTDSQLVVKQYQGEYEAKDSIMAQYVAKVKEMAEVFKTFKLEYIPRGRNRKSDALSKLASVAFDHLAREVKVEVLTSPSIGTEEVAAIENAQETWMTPIVKFLRDGTLPEGEWAARKVRVKALQYELIDEEMYRRSYLGPSLKCVDMEEAEYVIREMHEGICGMHSGPRTVVAKAMNAGFYWPRMCETASEEIKKCDNCQVHAPMTHRHKHPMISVSTS; encoded by the coding sequence ATGGCCATGATAGATGACATAGCTGAGACCCTCCGCAATATGCAAGATGTGAATATGAAGTTAAACCCCGGAAAGTGCTGTTTTGGGGTGGAAGAAGGGAGATTCTTGGGAGTGGTAGTCACTAAAGGCGGAATCAAAGCTAACCCGGAGAAAACTCAAACTGTGGCTGAAATGCGATCCCCCAGATCCCTGAAAGACATCCAACAACTGAACGGGAGGTTAATTGCACTAAACCGTTTTTTATCAAAGGTAGCCGACAGAACCCTCCCCTTCATGAAGGTGCTGAAGGATTGCCTTCAAACAAACAAATTCAAATGGACCACTGAAGCAGAAACTGCTTTCCAAGAAATGATGGACTATATCTGCCAACTCCCAACCCTAGCCACCCCAGTACCTGGGGAACACCTGCTCCTGTATTTATCAGCCTCAAAGACAACCATAAGCGCAGTCATGATGGTGGAACGGGAGGGAAAGCAAATACCAATATACTTCATCAGTAGAACGCTTAAAGGTCCTGAGGAGCGCAACATGCCTCTGGAAAAGTTGGCGTTAGCCCTTGTTTTCGCATCCCGAAGGCTCAGAAGGTACTTCCAGGGACACAAGATCACTTTAATGACGGATCAGCCCCTCCAGAAGGTGCTCAAGAGGCCAGAGCTGTCCGGACGACTGGCTATGTGGGCCGTAGAGCTGGGAGAACACTCCCTGGAATTCAAGCCGAGAACAGCCATAAAAGGACAAATACTGGCCGACTTCTTAGCAGAGGTTCCGGAGGacgaagagaaagaactccaaaaATGGGAAGCCTTGGAAAGAAAAGAGAAAGAGGAGGAAGACAGGGCTGTATGGAAGATATTCACAGATGGAGCCTCTAGTGAGGAAGGAAGTGGAGCAGGCATTACCTTGATAAGTCCTGAGGGGGTTGAGTTGACCTATGCCATAAGATTAGATTTCGAAAACACCAACAATACCGCAGAGTATGAAGCCCTTTTAGCAGGGATGAGGTTGGCAAAGAAAATGAAAGCCAGACATGTGGAGGCTAGCACCGATTCACAGCTGGTGGTCAAGCAATATCAAGGAGAATACGAGGCAAAAGATAGCATTATGGCTCAATACGTGGCAAAAGTAAAAGAAATGGCCGAAGTGTTCAAAACTTTCAAGTTAGAATACATCCCCCGCGGGAGAAACAGAAAATCCGACGCTCTCAGTAAACTAGCCTCAGTAGCATTTGACCACCTAGCAAGAGAAGTCAAAGTGGAAGTTCTGACTTCCCCCTCCATCGGTACAGAAGAGGTGGCTGCAATCGAAAATGCACAAGAaacatggatgacaccaattGTAAAGTTCCTCAGAGACGGAACTCTACCTGAGGGAGAGTGGGCGGCTAGAAAGGTAAGGGTCAAGGCCCTGCAATATGAATTGATTGATGAGGAGATGTATCGAAGATCGTACCTAGGCCCCTCATTAAAGTGTGTTGACATGGAGGAAGCTGAATATGTGATTAGGGAAATGCACGAAGGGATTTGTGGAATGCATTCAGGGCCAAGGACAGTAGTAGCAAAGGCAATGAATGCGGGGTTCTATTGGCCTAGAATGTGCGAGACAGCCTCCGAGGAAATCAAGAAATGTGACAACTGCCAGGTACATGCACCTATGACCCACCGACACAAGCACCCGATGATATCTGTCTCAACGTCCTGA